The genome window AGATGGCGCGCGCGACGGTTGATGCTCAGGCCGACGCCAGCCTGCAGCATTCGGTGCTGATCGAGGCGATTGGCGGCCTAGAGACGCTGAAGGCAGCACGGGCAGAAGGTCCGATGCTCGGGCGCTGGCGGCGTTATTCGGAAATGACCGCCGCGACCCAAGAGCGGATGCGGCGGGTCACTTCGGTCGCAGTCAATCTCACGAGCACCTCGCAGCAGCTGATCAGCGTCGGCTTGCTGATCGGCGGCTTCTACCGCTTCAACAATGGCGACATGTCGATGGGTGCGATCATTGCGATCGTCATGCTTGCCGGCCGCGCCATGGCGCCGGTCGGCCAGTTCGCCTTCCTGATGACCCGCGCCACCCAGGCGATGACCACGATGAAGTCGCTCCAGGAAATGATGGAAGCCGAGGACGAGCGGCAGGTCGCCGCGCGCTCGATCGTTCCGGAGATCCGCGTCGGCAAAATCGCGCTCGACCATGTCGATTTCGCCTATCCGGGGGCCGCCGGGAATGCGCTGAGCGACGTCAGCCTGACGATCGCTCCGGGCGAGCGGATCGGGATCATCGGCCGGGTGGCCTCAGGCAAGTCGACGCTCGGCCGCGTGCTGTGCGGGCTCTACACGCCGAGCGGCGGGACGATGACGGTCGACGGCCTCGACAGCCGCCAATATCACCCGCACCAGCTGCGCGACGAGTTCCGCTTCGTCGCGCAGGATTCGGAAATCTTCAGCGGCAGCGTGCGGGACAATCTGATGCTCGGCGCGGCGCAGGCCGACGACCAGCAACTGGTCGACGCGGTGATCCGCTCGGGCGCGGACATCTTCCTGTCGCGCGATGCGGCTGGTTTCGACCTGCCGGTCGGCGAGCGCGGGTCGCGGTTGTCGGGCGGGCAGCGCTCGCTGCTGGTGCTGGCGCGGGCGCTCGTCAGTCCGTCGAAGCTCTTGTTCCTCGACGAGCCGACCGGGGCGATGGATACGCAGACGGAAAATTACTTCATCGAGCGGCTGCGCACCGCGCTCGGGCCGAAGCAGACGCTGATGGTCGCGACCCACCGCCATCAGATGCTGAGCATCGTCGACCGGCTGATCGTGATCGACAGCGGGCGGATCGTCGCCGACGGGCCGCGCGACGAGATTCTCGGCCGGCTGACCCAAGCTGCCGCGAAGGAGGGAAAGCAATGACCCGGTTCAAGCCAAAAGCGATCCGCAACGCGGCGATCGGGGCGGCGCTGATGGTCACTGCAGTGGTTTCCTGGATCGTGGTCGGCGGGCGGCCGGAGGAGGCTTCGGCCAAGCCGATCGCGGCGGCCCAGGCGGCGGCTTTGGTGGCTGCGACCAGCGGCGAAAAGGCCAATGAAGTCAGGGCCTTGGGCAAGGACGCGCAGCTCATCAACGCGGCCATGCCGTTCAGCCAGACGCCGGTCCGGGCGGCCGGCGCGTTCGTCATCCCGGCGGGGGCCGAAAACGACCACCAGCGAGCGCTGCTGTGCCTCACCCAGGCGATTTATTACGAGGCCGGCTTCGAGCCGATGGCCGGCCGCCGGGCGGTTGCCCAGGTGGTGCTCAACCGTACCCGCCACCCGGCCTTCCCCAAATCGGTGTGCGGCGTGGTCTACCAGCGCAACTCGACCCCGGTCTGCCAGTTCAGCTTCGTCTGC of Sphingomonas mesophila contains these proteins:
- a CDS encoding type I secretion system permease/ATPase, with amino-acid sequence MHWLESAPSREVDPVLDCLAFLARRADRPSSPVLLRAGLALSDKGTLPFHQIEPALDQVGMRGDPLVRRLKGWPSRRLPAILELTDERAAVLLEINNKDGLVYAPGLAEPAWVKLADIEQVFTGTAVAVEIDPTRERAGERPWDQVRRTHWFWSEAWKERGEFWPVMLAALIVNLLALAVPLFTMNVYDRVIPNKAIPTLWVLALGVAIALAFDYGLRIARSRLVDEIGRNLDAKLSQKLFEKVMNLPMASRQGSTGALARRLSEYETVRDFFASTTVILLVDLSFLVLFLVFISILAGWLVLVPLVGIAVMVAAGFILQKKMARATVDAQADASLQHSVLIEAIGGLETLKAARAEGPMLGRWRRYSEMTAATQERMRRVTSVAVNLTSTSQQLISVGLLIGGFYRFNNGDMSMGAIIAIVMLAGRAMAPVGQFAFLMTRATQAMTTMKSLQEMMEAEDERQVAARSIVPEIRVGKIALDHVDFAYPGAAGNALSDVSLTIAPGERIGIIGRVASGKSTLGRVLCGLYTPSGGTMTVDGLDSRQYHPHQLRDEFRFVAQDSEIFSGSVRDNLMLGAAQADDQQLVDAVIRSGADIFLSRDAAGFDLPVGERGSRLSGGQRSLLVLARALVSPSKLLFLDEPTGAMDTQTENYFIERLRTALGPKQTLMVATHRHQMLSIVDRLIVIDSGRIVADGPRDEILGRLTQAAAKEGKQ